A single genomic interval of Streptococcus oralis subsp. dentisani harbors:
- a CDS encoding extracellular solute-binding protein: MSSKFMKSAAVLGTATLASLLLVACGSKSADKAADTSSSEAKELTFYVEDQYKAFAESAAKAYEKEAGVKVTIKTGDQMGGLDNLSLDNQSGKAADVMMAPYDRVGSLGTDGQLSEVTLSDGAKTDDKTKSLVTVGGKVYGAPAVIESLVLYYNKDLLKEAPKTFADLENLAKDSKYAFAGEDGKTTAFLADWTNFYYSYGLLAGNGAYVFGQNGKDPKDIGLANEGAITAINYAKSWYEKWPKGMQDTEGAPNLIQTQFQEGKTAAIIDGPWKAQAFKDAKVNYGVATIPTLPNGKNYETFGGGKAWIIPSSTKNLEAAQKFVDFLVSTEQQKAFYDATNEIPANTEARTYAEGKKDELTTAVIEQFKNAQPMPNISQMSAVWDPAKTMLFEAVSGKKDAKTAANDAVTLIKETIKQKFGE; encoded by the coding sequence ATGTCATCTAAATTCATGAAGAGCGCTGCTGTGCTCGGAACTGCTACTCTTGCTAGCTTGCTCTTGGTAGCTTGCGGAAGCAAATCTGCTGATAAAGCGGCTGATACTAGCTCTTCAGAAGCAAAAGAACTCACTTTCTATGTTGAAGACCAATATAAAGCCTTTGCTGAATCAGCTGCAAAAGCTTATGAAAAAGAAGCAGGTGTAAAAGTTACTATCAAAACAGGAGACCAAATGGGTGGTCTTGACAACCTTTCACTTGACAACCAATCTGGTAAAGCTGCTGACGTTATGATGGCTCCATACGACCGTGTAGGTAGCCTTGGTACTGACGGACAACTTTCTGAAGTTACTCTTAGTGACGGAGCGAAAACAGACGATAAAACAAAATCTCTTGTAACTGTCGGTGGTAAAGTGTATGGTGCTCCAGCCGTTATCGAATCACTCGTTTTGTACTACAATAAAGACTTACTAAAAGAAGCTCCTAAAACTTTTGCTGATTTAGAAAACCTTGCTAAAGACAGCAAATACGCTTTCGCTGGTGAAGATGGTAAAACAACTGCCTTCCTTGCTGACTGGACAAACTTCTACTACTCATATGGACTTCTTGCTGGTAACGGTGCTTACGTATTCGGCCAAAACGGTAAAGATCCTAAAGACATCGGACTTGCAAACGAAGGTGCAATTACAGCTATCAACTACGCTAAATCTTGGTACGAAAAATGGCCTAAAGGTATGCAAGATACTGAAGGAGCTCCAAACTTAATTCAAACTCAATTCCAAGAAGGTAAAACTGCTGCTATCATCGATGGACCTTGGAAAGCTCAAGCATTCAAAGATGCTAAAGTAAACTACGGTGTTGCGACTATCCCAACTCTTCCAAACGGTAAAAACTACGAAACATTCGGTGGTGGTAAAGCTTGGATCATTCCATCAAGCACTAAGAACCTTGAAGCTGCTCAAAAATTTGTAGACTTCCTTGTATCAACTGAACAACAAAAAGCCTTCTACGATGCAACCAACGAAATCCCAGCTAACACAGAAGCTCGTACTTATGCTGAAGGTAAAAAAGATGAGTTGACAACAGCTGTTATCGAACAGTTCAAGAACGCTCAACCAATGCCAAACATCTCACAAATGTCAGCTGTTTGGGACCCAGCTAAAACAATGCTCTTTGAAGCTGTAAGTGGTAAAAAAGATGCGAAAACAGCTGCTAACGATGCTGTAACATTGATCAAAGAAACAATCAAACAAAAATTTGGTGAATAA